Genomic DNA from Hordeum vulgare subsp. vulgare chromosome 2H, MorexV3_pseudomolecules_assembly, whole genome shotgun sequence:
CCTGACAACATGGATGAAAGGAGGTCTTGATTACATAGTACTTAGAAGTTTAGACACTGATGGAATTCGGATCATTTCAAGTGTTCTTGGTCAAAGTATCGCTCTTGATCATTACATACGGCAGGTACTGTGATTAAGCAAAGTTACCAAACTATTTCCATGTGGTTGCAAGGTTTAAAGTTTTTAAGCATGCTCATGTACACGGCACGAGGCAGTATGTTTGTCAGGAGCCCGGGTGTGGGAAAGGTATATCCAACAAAAAGGGGATAGATTTAACATTACACCTTTACTGGTACATTAATGTTAGTGAACTTTCCTGTTTACTAGCATTGACAGATTTTCCAGTAATTTTAGGCTCATACGTGAAATGTTCATAAAAGCTTTTTTCTCTATCTTTTTATTCACGAGGACCTTTCTCTTTTTGCATAGTTATTAGCGGATTTAAGGCCCAATGATGTGAATACATCTAATACCTTTGGTTATGTGTCAGCAAAGATTCAGTTAAATGATCAATTCACTAATTAATCAATCAGTAAAGACTCAGTTGTTTAATCCTACTAGATAGATACTCCATGCATCCAATCAATTGTGGACCTGACATATTTGAGAAGATGCAATCCGATGGCCGCAGGAGTCATGTCTTCTTCGATCTTATTCGTTATGTGAACGGTGAGGAATTCTCTATTCTGTGTTCGTTGGATTTCCATTTGCTTAAAGTTTTTTTATCTAGCTATTTCGTGCTTGCTGAAATTCTCATATGATGCATGTGTTCATGGATGAGAATGTTAATTAATTGATAAATTCAATGAAGAGTATACAGGGTGAAGAATGTTTTATAAGATACGATCCTATACAAGGTGAAGAATGTTTTATAAGATACGATCCTTCTTGCCAGGTACTAAAGCAAATTGATCTTTTTGATCTGCAAACAAATTTTAGTCATAATATATGTCATTCAAGTGGAAACTTAAATGTTAAGAATATTATAGTCGTTCACTATTTGATTGTTTTTTGAGTGATGAACACCATGCTAATTGCCCCTCGTAGCCACCGGAGAGCCGCCCTGCTCGACCTACAACACCGCCATTGCCTGGCCCTGCACGCATCTGCACGAGGATGACGCTTGCATATCTATGTACCAGCATTGCAAGAGGACATCAACCATTTACTCCTACCAAATATTCATATAATATTACGTTTTCTGTTTCAGATACACAGACCTTGAGAAATTTTAGAGACACGGGTCTGCATATTTATATACACGTAGGTCTTCTGAACTGAAGGAGTTCCCTTCAACTAAAGGAACTCCAGGACACGGGTCTTGCTATTCTTGATTCTGGTTTTGTCTACATGTTTTGACTGCCCAAGCTTTCTTtgctactacatatttttagataaTGTCCGTCTCCGGCTGAAGTTTTGACTATTACCATCAGGTATTTGATATGAGGCATTGTGAATTTGTGATGGCCAACATTATTTCAGCAAACATACGTATAACGGTATAAGAAAGGTGTACACGTGGAGTACTATGATTTCCTTGACAGTACCAGAACTGGTTTCAACAATGTGACTTCGCAGTACCAAAACTCATTTTATTATGAGGCTAAAAAAACTCACTTTATTAACCGGTTCTACTTAACAGGGAACGACCGATCGAGTGAGTTGCCGCCATTGACATGACCCGTTCTGTCCTGGTCCATATGCCTGACCTCCAATTCAACTGAAAGTCTGAAACTGATTTTTTGAGGGCATGCATAATAATTGATAAGATAGTCTTAGTTTAAGTCTTACATGTaatttagagataataaaaaataTATCTATAATAGGTTATTTCTTAGTCTTATCTTCAATAACTATAAAGCCAAACATGAGCCAGGTGTTTCCGTCATGCGAAATGCCGTATAATTCCCATGAAATTTCTCGGACTCCTCTAGAAGAACAGAGGAAGTTACATCTAAACCTGAATGGAGCAACAGACTAAGTAGAGATGCAATTGCAATGGAGAATCCTACATATATTGCAACATAACAGAAACTTAGAACATATATATGATAAGGACTACACGGTCCACGCACACTACAGAAGCATACATGCATGGACGTCGAATGAATTATGCCACACTTTAATTGTGTGACGTCGATAACTCAAAATAGGTAGTAAATGTAAGATCTTTTTATTATGAGTATGGTAGTCTAAATATAAGGTTGTTCACCCGAttagggcctctttgattcgtaGGATTCGCAAAATGCAGGAATAGGAAAAACATAGGAATAGAGTGGCATGTTCTTTTCTACACTACAGAATTTAGAAGTGTGTTTGATAGCAcaggaaaaacaaaggaattCTACAAAAAGGTTTGAGTGGATGgaaattttcctccaaaatgtagTACAAATGAATCCTATGAAAAAATTCCAAAGGATTTCAATCTTACGAATCAAACGGCCATCGTAGGAAAAAATCCTAAGGATCCAAATCCTCCAAAAAtccaatgaaattcctttgtatcaAAGAAGCCCTTAACGTCCCGAAGAATCCTATTGCTAATTGATTCCTCATTTTTGTCATCATCACACGTATCATCCAAATGTACAACCTAATTAATGATAATTGAGTTTTGCTTCGCAGAAAAACATGTCATTTCGtctcccggtgcaacgcacgggcatgttTTGCTAGTAATCCCAATTCGCGTTTGGATATTTGGACCGGTCGGCTGGTTCTGAAACAAGGAAATACTAGATGCTGTGACGTTATCGCAATTGCACTCAAGCTTGGGATTAGGATTGAGTGTCGCGGGCTGACAGCGCCCAGAGCAGATTCCTGCTCTCTGCACCCGTCGCTTCTCCCGCACGGGAGAGACACGGACGACAGGCAGCGCTTTGTAGCAGTTGGAACCCCAAAAGCAGCCCCGGCCTTGTCCATCGCGGGCGGAAAGCTGGGGCCACCGGGACACGCGACCCAGCGCCCGAGAGGCACGGCCATGGCGCCGCGACGCACGCacgctctccctccctctctctctctctgccgctTGCCGCTGCATGGCCGCTGGCTTCTGGTTCTGCAAAAGGAGAGAAAAGAAAGATGCCGGGGCATGCATAGGCTCCGGAGCTCGCTCAAGGCCTTTCCCTCGCGCATGGAAAGCCGTGTCCCCTGTTTCCCGGGCCGCCCACCTAATCTGCCGCTAACCTCCGATTCTTCACTCACTAAACCCCTCAGCAAAAAGCGACATGGACACCTGTGCGTGCCTTGTCCGGGACTCCCACAGTCCCAATTCTTAATCCCCCCAAGATTAACCTACCATCTCCACAACATAAGACATGGAGATGGAGATGATAtttgactatttattttgacatgGAGATGGCTTGAAGTTTGAACCACATTTTATTTCTTTTGGCACTTGGAACCAGTTGTAATAATTTCACTTCGAAACAGAGTAGTGCCAGCAAGCAACGAATGGGTCAGGGACAAGAGCCCGAACGGACCTTCTGCTGATGTCTGCGCCTGCTGCCCGCTGTTGCCGAGATTCTCTGCGTGTGGCAACCATTCCTACCCTTTCAGTCATGCGGTATACATGGCCGAATGATTGTGTCCTCGCAGCCCCTCTCCTCCCCTCGCTCGCTAGGGCAGTATAAAGGGCTTTCCCCAACTTTGACTGTTGCACATTCATTCTCCCCGTCAAAACGACGCGTGCTACGCCAGTCTGCAAATGCGCTCAGGTTTTCTCTCGGCCGCGCGCGCTGTTACATTGGCATTGGCAGCAGCAGAGCAGAGCAGTACGTAGCACACCAACCTTCTCTGGTGCacgcagacacacacacacagagcggCAGGGTACAGCCCActgatccatccatccatccactcTGTCTGGTGTCCTCTTGCCCCCATGAATGCATGAGATGGCCAGCCACaggtttcttttcttcttcctcctcctctcggcgCTGCTCGCGAGGGTGGCGGCCGGAGGGGACGGCCAcgccgccggcacgagcggggcgCGCCCGCCGGACGTGGCGTTCGACGTGCGGGCGAGGAAGTGGTGGCCGCGCGTCCCGGCGACGGACGGCCTCGTCAGGGGCAGCGAGCGCCGGGTGCCCAACTCCTCCGACCCGCTCCACAACCGCTGACGTGATCACACCGCCGCTGCCTGCTCCGATCCATGGCGCTCTCGCATCGCCCCTCTAGTCTAGATCAGAGGCCCAAGATGCGCATACAAATGTGGTAGCTCATTTTGCCTTTTGTCGGCTCCACTGTTTTGTAATGAGAAAAATTGATCGGCGTTTTGCCGGGCTGTGCATACACATTTCACATTTCCTTCTTAGATGCAGTTTGCAGTGAGCAATtcgattttattttgttttcgctTCAGTTTCTGCAAAAAAAGACCGGCCACGGTCCACGGACCCACCTGTCAGCCTACACCCCCGAAGGCTTCGCCTCTCCGGTCTCCGCCTCCGCTGCGGCAAAATATCAAACGGCTTGCGCGCGCGACCCACCAGTCCAGTGAGAGTGACCCACAGCAACCGCCGCCCGAtgtccgtcgccctcgccgtggcCGACGACGTGTGGGCGCAGATCAAGGCCGCGGGGCACGCCACCGACGAGCACCTGTCCATGTAAGTGAATCCAAACATGCCGGCCGGCACCGCCCGTCTTGCTCGGTTGTTATTCGAGAGTGCACGCCTCGCCGTCTCGGGCGCCTGACCGGGTTCTGGTGTGCGTGCAGCCTCGACCACCTGTTCGACAAGAACATGCTGCGCGCCTGCAAGATCCTCGACGAGGGCGGCGTCCGCCGCGTCACCGGCGCGCCCAGCGGCCGCTCGCTCTTCCTGGTCGGCTCCCGCGCCTTACCTTTCGGCTCCCACGGGGTGCTCGTGTTGTGGCCACCGAACTAGCAGGCGATCCGTCGGTTGACGACGGCTTGTTTTGGTTTGGCGCTGCAGGTGATGGGGGAGTCCAAGAGGAAGGAGGAGTACATCTGCTTCCCGGAGCACCTCTGCACCTGCTACTCCTTCTTCTATGACATCGTCGGCCGCGGCGACCAGCTCTGCGTAAGTGCCGTCTCTGTTACTTCGTCCGGCCATATTACTCACCGAGTCTTCGTGAAATTCTCGGTTAGACTAATGGATGTATTTGGAATCCAAAATAAAATAAGCATTGGGCTGTTGCAGCTGCAATTGGTAGCAGCTCTTGGCTACTGGAAATCTTATTTTGATAttgggttgttgtttttgtctttCCAGTGTAAGCACCAGTTGGCAGCGCGGCTTGCAGAAGCTGTCGGCAAACAGCAGGAGATGGAGGTGACTGATGAGGAGCTCGCTCACATGCTTGCTAAGCTCTGACTGCTTGAATATTTCAGTAATGCACAATACATTTATGAATGACTGTCTTGTTGGGGGTTGCCTCGCCTGTGCCGTTCTAAAAGACTGAATTTAGCTCAATGATCATCTTGGTAAGGTCTTCCTGAGTGCTATAAAGGCTTGGGAATCCTTTGGCTGCAATGTTATGCCACATGGATTGTGTGTATAGAGATAGGAAAAGGGTGTCAAAGAAGCTGTGGTAAAATCTGCACCGTTAAATTTTTATCACCTTGTCTCTCTTTTCAAGAAACCAGCATCACCTTCTTTTTCATTGCATTAGATTATAAGAATGAGGAGACATGTATGAGACCGTGAAATTATTTAGTTATGTGAACTGATCAATGAATTGAGATGAATAGTTTTTCTTTCATATCGAGTTAGCCTCTTGCAGTCCTTTAACACATTAGTACAATATTTTCACAAGATAATCCTCTTTTCCTATGATGCTTTTGTATAGTGATGCTTGGATAGCAGGAATCATGATATGATGAACAATGAATGTATGGTTACAGGGTTCCTGATATTTGAACTTTAGGGTTCTGGCATACTACAGTAATTGGTATATTCCAGTATACTACCGTAAAGCATAGTTAAttttgcaagagagcatcatgataaTAATATCTCAGATATGAATGCTAATATACCTGACTGGCTAGTTCCTGGACCACATGTTTCACTGTATCTGAGTACCTTCGGTTTATTTGGTGAGAAGATGATGCCCTTAGCTTAATACTTggaagtttttttttcaaatttggtgAATATTACACCTTTAAAAACCAGCATAACTAATACTGATGATTATTATTAAATAAAAGAATGTGGTGGTTTATCTATATATAAGACTACTGAATTTTAAACATTGAAGACAATAACACTGCAAACTTCTAGCTTTGTAGTATATCATTAATGAGAGAGCCTACTGAAAATCATATAACATCAAAATAGTCTTACCGAGGTGGCTTTCCAGAAGGATATGTGATGTATTTCGGAGACATTAGTCTCCAATGATTTTGTGAGCCAACAATTTCTGCATATACAGTGTAATCGTTGGAAGTGTTCTCATGGAAGTTTGCAGTATACATTGTAGCCAATAGTTGTGGTCACCCAGTGTTTCCATTTTTAAATATTTCTTTTGGCATCTCACATTCTCACCTTTTCTCTATCCCCTTGCTTGT
This window encodes:
- the LOC123425472 gene encoding uncharacterized protein LOC123425472; amino-acid sequence: MHEMASHRFLFFFLLLSALLARVAAGGDGHAAGTSGARPPDVAFDVRARKWWPRVPATDGLVRGSERRVPNSSDPLHNR
- the LOC123425470 gene encoding zinc finger SWIM domain-containing protein 7; translation: MSVALAVADDVWAQIKAAGHATDEHLSILDHLFDKNMLRACKILDEGGVRRVTGAPSGRSLFLVMGESKRKEEYICFPEHLCTCYSFFYDIVGRGDQLCCKHQLAARLAEAVGKQQEMEVTDEELAHMLAKL